In the genome of Monodelphis domestica isolate mMonDom1 chromosome 2, mMonDom1.pri, whole genome shotgun sequence, one region contains:
- the LOC100023020 gene encoding olfactory receptor 10C1-like codes for MNSRYRVSLDNHTYISQFIFSNFSDVPELCYLLFAIVLLMFLTSLTGNTLIGIVIQSTPALHTPMYFFLVNLSFLEIGYTCTVVPKMLQSLVSENREISRLGCATQMFFFTLFGISECCLLASMAFDRYVAICTPLRYATRMSWSMCTQLAGVSWSIGTLVALGQTNYIFSLNFCGPTKINHLFCDILPVIALACGDTSHNEMAVYAVAFLFIASPFLLIIASYGFILADVLAMSSPEGQRKALSTCSSHLIVVTLFYGSGSITYLRPKASHSPILDKLLALFYTVVTSMLNPIIYSLRNKEVKAALQKTLGKIMCSVQDKN; via the coding sequence ATGAACTCCAGGTACAGGGTGTCTTTGGACAACCATACATATATCAGCCAGTTTATTTTTTCCAACTTCTCTGATGTCCCTGAGCTGTGTTACCTTCTCTTTGCTATTGTTCTGTTAATGTTCCTGACATCACTTACAGGCAACACCCTGATAGGTATTGTTATACAGTCCACACCAGCCCTCCACACTCCAATGTATTTCTTTCTAGTAAACCTCTCCTTCTTGGAGATTGGTTATACCTGTACAGTGGTACCCAAGATGCTGCAGAGTCTAGTAAGTGAGAACCGGGAAATCTCACGCTTGGGTTGTGCCACACAGATGTTTTTTTTCACCCTATTTGGGATCAGTGAGTGTTGCCTTTTGGCATCTATGGCTTTTGATCGTTATGTTGCCATTTGTACTCCATTACGCTATGCTACAAGAATGAGTTGGAGTATGTGTACCCAGCTAGCAGGAGTTTCATGGAGCATAGGTACTCTGGTAGCACTAGGACAGACCAATTATATCTTCTCCCTCAACTTCTGTGGCCCCACCAAGATTAACCATCTATTCTGTGACATTCTCCCTGTTATTGCACTGGCCTGTGGAGATACTTCACATAATGAGATGGCAGTCTATGCAGTGGCTTTTCTATTCATTGCCAGTCCCTTCTTACTCATCATTGCCTCTTATGGATTCATCCTCGCTGATGTACTAGCTATGTCTTCACCTGAAGGACAGCGCAAGGCTCTCTCAACCTGTTCTTCCCACCTCATTGTGGTAACACTCTTCTATGGCTCTGGCTCTATAACATACCTGAGACCCAAAGCTAGTCACTCTCCAATCCTGGACAAACTGCTTGCCCTCTTTTACACTGTGGTAACATCCATGCTGAACCCTATCATCTATAGTTTAAGAAACAAAGAAGTCAAAGCAGCTCTCCAGAAAACCTTGGGGAAAATAATGTGTTCTGTCCAAGATAAGAACTGA